From Aspergillus luchuensis IFO 4308 DNA, chromosome 2, nearly complete sequence:
ATGATTCTTACATGAACTGAAATCATCTAATTCCATATATACCATCCGATTCATATTACCCAAACCCCCATCCTTTCCTCAGTAAAAGTAGTAGCTCCGCGTAGCGTTACAGAATACGAAGCTAACCTATTATAACcatgattttttattaaaaaaaatcccAGATTAGTTAACTGCGTTTTTGCTTGCCGATCACGGGCGGACCGGCAAGGCGGGTACCCTAATCCTAACCAGGCCAAGTCGATCATCGATCACCCACTCACCTCCCACACCGAGATCCTCCGACATCCAATCAAATGGTGGAAACCGGGCTCGAATCTTAACGTCGAGACTGTGCTTGCGCTAACTTAGTTTTTCTTCTAGTGGTCCAGTTTTTTGAGGGTTCCACTTCGTGGTTCCagggggtggtgttgctgctaCTTAGTGctatctagttagttagtgtGACTCCGTAGTTAAGCTGAAGGATTAAGTAGTAGAGGAAGAAATACTAAAATACGGAGTGGGATTGATGGATAGGTCGGCGGCGTCGTCATGACCCTGACGTACTATTGGGGTGGTTGATGGAGTCGGACCTGAGTTGTTAGTAGACCCTGAAGTGGGAGTATCCGTGAGGAAAATTATGCAGTGGCATGGATAAATAGTACAGAGTACAGAGTAGGGATATCTACATTATGACAGTAATGCATGCAGTGTCTATTTCCATGTAATAAGTACTATCCCAATACgacagaataataataataataataatgacaaGTACCAATTTCACCCCCCGaaacaatcaaatcaaagAGATACCCATGCACTCCGTAGTAACAGTATCACCTCCTCCGCTATAGCCGCAAGCGCAGctacaacaacatcccagtCCAACAGACGAATAAAACGACCCGGAAATGCGGGCAAGAACTTAACTACTAGCTAGTAGCTTACCCATTAAAGCAACGGACACACTCCGCACTTGCACATTCATCTAACCTCAATGGGTATATGCAAAGGGCAGcaattaatttattcttaaaccatgtttccttttcccctcagCAATAATAAGTCAGAAGTAGTCAGACCAATTAGCGCGGGATGTCCGatatttcctcttctcttttcagCCCGCACTAACTACtaagcaccaccaccctccagaTAGAGTGAGTGACCACTAAACCCccatagtactacttacttatgGACTAGGTAGTCTAGGCAGGGCAGAATTTCAACGACGCGGAAAAGCTCAGATTAGTAAAGAATCCCGAGAATCCGTCAGGTTCCAGAGTAGTCCAGAGACACAaatcccaccccatcccattccatcccatcccaagcTGGAATACTACGTATGTACTATGCTATCCTAGGAAGGCCTCAagagctgaaggagagggcCAATTTTTCAGATTCTTCAAATCAGGTAGGTGGGTTTGGAAGTTTTTCACTTTTTTCATCGTCCATCGGATATACCCGCCGCTAtgctgcctgcctgcctgcctgccagCGGGCAAAGAAAATTACCTATGCTCGGAACCACCGGGCGAATTCTACGTTCCGATTagcattactactactatgtgtgtatgtatcttCGGAGTACCTCGCAACGAGAAAACTCAGGGAAAGGTTCACGAAACGGTAAAAAAGTCAATTTTCATTAAAAAAGGGGTTGGAAAGCTTAAACAAGAATAAACGGTAGGAAGTTTACCAGTGGTTGGTGCCCCATCAAGacatagctagctagctaacttactttactatattatattatactaatctaaATCTGAACTATACTCTACTGAGTATGCTGTGCGGTTACTCCGTAGAAAACTAATCTATATCAGCCACTATTAAGCTTGGGCACTACTTATCAATCTGGATAAAACTGGCGAGACAAGAGGGGTTGTGTCATGTCATGCTGTCTGCTGCACTCTTCAGGGTCAGCTTGGGCAGTAGGGGGGCCAgattggaagaaaggaagaaagaaagaaaggaaaagggtgAGTTGAGACCCActcattctcttctcttttttcttttcttttttaatttttttttctctccggCTGTCTTGTCCTATGGGGGTTTACCATCCCAGGATACATTGTCATCGTCAGTAGCAGtagcggcggcggtggtggctgtTTTTTACCGCCTACGAGAGCAAGCTTCTACAGAATAAGGTAGGTGTGTGTGCGTATATCCTTACGGGCCTATCCTATTCCTATCCTACCCGCAAGTACGGGACACGGAGAcaggtagatagatattctTCCGAAAGTCCCGTCCCGATCCCTTATccgaaggaaaggaaagttGAAAACCAAAAAAGTCAAAAATCAACAACTCCGATATCGAAGCCCACCCCTAAAGAGGAAGGTTCCTCAGAGAAAAAACTCGTCGGATAGGGGGGTGTGGGAAAGTCAAAAATATCCTCATAAGGAGAAAATAATACCACTAAATCGAGAAAATAAAAACGTGTGTATACTGTAtactactacggagtaagtagtgAACGATCTCCAGCCTCGTCCTCGTAGCGAACAAAGCTCCACTGCGACCGACCACCCAAAcccatcgcatcgcatcgcatcgcatcgatCACGTTCCGTTTCCGATTTCAGGTTCTCCAGATTcgaatccatccacccatccattcatccatcccgtTCGATtcaggagaaagaaagaaagaaagagagagagagagatgggggggagggactCAGGGTGGAAACTGTGCTCTCTCTAACCGAATGCAAATCGTGGGCACAGTGCCTCGCGCGACCGTTTCACATAAACAACAGCAACTCCGACTAAAAGTGAATAGCAACCCTTGGTTCTGGGTCGGtcgcttggagaagaaggacgtTTTTTAACCGCGCCGACCGGCGGTAAGTTAGTGAGTCTTCCTCGCAGGGACCGCGGGAAGATCACTACTTACTCACgggctggggaggggggaagataGAGGTTGTGAGTGGTCGGAAGTAGATGATTACGGAGAAGCGACTAGAATCTTGACGAGAGGATTGGGTCGGTGGGAGGTTGGAGATCAAACCAAGtgtgggtgggatggatagTATGGatctggatggatgaatccatggatgatgggatggaatggatcggggaaaatcaatcaaatcgTTGGGCGGGCGGAGCGGGCGGGTTAGTAGTGATGTTGAGCTTTTTCCGTTTAAGGAAATCGGCTAGGGTTGATTTGATTCGATCAGATCGGGGGGTGTGGTTTTTGGAGATAGCAGTATcgtagattattttatttcattttatttttcattcGAATTTAGTTTGGGGGTTGtttctggctctggttcTGTTTTCGcccccatcttccccccttctagTCAGGTATCGGAAGTAGATGGATGTTGGGCGTTAATGGTAATAACAAATGTCTGTTATGGGATAGGGTTGTTGAGCGTATGGTGTATGGGGATCATACGAGCTCAGCTGAATGGTGTCTGCGCCGCCCCCTGAGGCATTCTGGGGGGTGATAGTTAGGAGGGCGCAGCACCCAGCGACTATTGGAGTGGCAATAtttggagctggatgaggaggcggagaagaagagaagggaagctGTTATAAACAATCTATCTGGAACAATAGAGCTCCCCCATCCATGCATAAATCTGCATAGTTGACGATCAAACCGGGtgcgggaagaagggaaaatcaAACCGTAAATCTGAGAATAGCTAGTCAAGCTACTCCGTAGGTTGGTTctgggagagggaaaaaagggaattTCGCACCTCAACGCTTCAGCTACATATCCACATCACTAGTACAAAACAAGATCTATGGGGGGAAGTAAcagaataatactaataatatcgGATACTAATGTCGCATCATTTGGGCAGAAGACAGGGGGTGTGGGATGAATGAAAGAGGTGCACCAATGATTCAACAACTTTCTCTGTTTTCTCCTCTTTGGCTGAACGCACTAATCCCCACAGTCGTATATTAAGGTCCCCGAAACAACCGCATCGGTTCTGTTGGGCATGCGACCAGATGGCCGATAGAGTCGGCAGggagttggtgatggagatggggatagACGAGACAGCTTTAAAAATAAACCTGACAGAGCTTTGTAGATTGCTTCACTAAATTGTAATGTTGGAGGTGGATTGTTTCAGCTGTCAGGATGCTATCCCCGGCggcagtagtagtgataAAATGCAATATAATACAAATTAACCATAATCAATTTTAAATGCATCCATACATTTGACTGAGCGTTGTGCGTGTGTGCCTGGGGCTTAATCAATTTCGAGCATTAATTGTTAATTTTGACGATCGCTTGACTGGGCTCGTCTGCCTGCTTGGCAAACTGACGTACCCCGTATCTTGGGTCGTGGTCAGAGGGGGATCCATGGATGCGCTGTTGGAACTTTAGTTGCTCTATCTGCAGCATCCGCAGCAGGTTCGGATGCTGGAACCTCATTCGATGCTTCCACCAGAATAATATGCCATCGTGGAGATTGTGTAACGGTCGCCCAGGGCTCCACTGCCAAGCCCTTCATCCTTGACCAATGGATCGGAAAAGCGGAACATGCTCGAGCCAGAACAGGAGGTAGGGGAAAAACTTGGATGAGTGGTAACGAGATGAACACAGATCGGTTGTTGTTCACCACACGCCCCCCCCATAGTGCGAAGGGCGTAAATCTCCTAGTTAGTCCGTCTGTCAAATCAGGATGCAGGATCGGGGATGGAACTGAGGGTACGTCACGGTGTGCATGTCGCGAGTGGACGGAAGTGGATTAGCGGGGCGCTAACAACCAGAATTCCAAATCAGATGTAAAAAAAGATCAGCGGTAGTTAATTAATGCGAGAATCTCTTGGCCGGCAGGGCTCCAGATCCATTGCGCCGGCGGTGACTggttactgctgctgcttcttcgttTCCTCACTAGGCCATTGTTGGTTTTGGTGTTGGCATTGTCGTCTACTCCGTATTGTCGAACTCCTTTAGTTCACTGGAGTATTGGGTTACCCCATGGTGCGACTGGCACGGATGTAGAATGTCTTGTTTCATGCTATATTTGTTCTGGAACTTGGTAAACGATTCAACGTCACAAGAAAGTCCCAAAATTGGTCCTGTGTAACCCCCGGAGCCTTGTGTCAGAATATGCCCAACCTGGTaggtgtgtatgtgtatgggTATGTACTGATGTGTAACCCATGCGTCTGAGAGATATCTACATAGTCATGCGTACTTGATACGAAGCGTAGGATGTCCCCCACCGGCCAACGGCCGTCAGAGAGGGTCACTGGCGAGCCAACGTACTCCAGGACGAGCTGCATCATCCTTTCCTCACCCTTGAACTTGACTCCACCCAACTTTGACCCCAGCTGAATCTGCACCGCCTACCGGTAGGCGAGCAGGAGCTGGTATGCTCATGCACGCATGGCAGCGCAACAGTGGTGCGTGTGAGATGTTAGATTGGCTGAAACAGACCACCAGTCGTGGGTATGCAGTGCGTAGAGCACTGGAGACACTCCATGAGTGCCAGTGCATACATAATACACCACACAGAGTGGATTACAGCTCCTGCGTTCGGTGACCCCGCCGATGCCTTCATTCTTGATCAGTCATGGTGATTGCCTGATCGGCATACGTGCAGCACCGTCCCCTTCACTGGGTGTGGCTTGGTATCCGTCGCGAGTGTGGCGAGTCAGGttgggaaggagaagccatGTCTCCGAACAGCACGTCACGATTGGGATAGCCCGAAAAGCCACTAGTGAGTTGGACACCCAAGTCCAGACCAGGAAGGTCGTAGTGGCACATCTTGAGAAGAAAATGGTGGcgggaatggaggggaaaataGGAAAGGCTGCTCCATCGTCCTTATCGTTCGTCCTTTTGCGCTTCcctttatattttctttttttcattttcacttttgtattttctttttttttcttcctgctTTCCTTCTGCCTGTTCTCTACTATAGGCTGCTTTGAAGCCCGCTTCTTCGGGGACCGCTCGAATGCTGACATGACAAGAAAGCCATTGGGGAGAATGAAGCCCGTCGGattccccatcccccatAACTCTCTCGTACCGCGGATGGGTCCCAAATGAGACAGGCGGTTGTTCAATTTCCAACAAGCTTACTTACCTTATCCAGACTGAATGCTTGCGCAAAGGTAAAAACAACACAATcaaataaaagtaaataaataaatataccaaatcaaaaatcaaaaataCAACACGGGACAGCCCTGCTTCGAGACCGTTAGCGACACATGCGTAAACGAgtaaagaaagggagggtagaaaaggaaagggaggggcgCTGGCGAATCAACCCAGTCAAATCGGAATCCACCAAGTCCCTGGGATAAACTTTGTCTGGCTATCAACCTTACCTCCCAACTGGGGCCAAGTTAACGTAGTACTTCAgtaagaggaggagggggaggtggtgctggtggtgctggtagtggaggggggagaaagggTAAAAGCCTTCCGGCCATTGAGAACACTTCCATTGACACTGGCCGTTATGCATGAACCATCACGACTtccaacatccacccccattCATTCGCCATGCCAATCCCGAAACTCCAAGTGGAAGGATTGGATCAGACAGTCGTCAGCTGTGTTCCTAATGGACCTATCCATTCCACCTTTCCCGTGGAGATGGTCTGCCATGCGCCAACGACGGTTGGTGGATGCTGTccggtgttgctgctgctgtgtcTCTGTTCAGCCAAccttgtatgtatgtatgtatgtatgtagtatgtgGTGGTAAGTAGTTTCCACTCCCTTCAATGTGAATTCGTAaatcattcttcttttcttttccaatgaCCCATATTCCATTTTAggcttgtttctttttcataATTCCTGAAATCCCGGATTTTCTCGGTCTCTTTCGAACCCAGTAATTGTGCTGTCACGCTGCCTCCCCTCCTTGAACCTGCTCGTGTCTCTCCCATGCAGTCTCGCCTCGTAACTTTGGGTCGCCCCTTGCGTTCTGAACCTCAGATTCCGCGGCTTTCACGGGAAGACAGGAGCTGATGACAGCCAGCCACAGTCACGGAGGATATGCGGCGTTGTTCCAGTGGATCCTCGCCCCCTATCATCCTCCTGGGCTCGTCCATGGGCGCAACGGTCAAGCCTGGCTGGCGCCCAAGAAAGTAAGCCTGCCAGATCCGGAAAAAACACCCCCCATCCAGAATGGGTGGATAGTGGCCGCGTCGAGAGAGAATTTAGTCAAAGAAACAGTAATCGGAATTTACAACTTAAGGAACAGAAGAGAGGAGTTATTTGAGTGGGAAGTATTATTAATGTATCATTAAACGATCATCTGGTCGATAGCGCAATGTAACAACCAACAGTCATGGGGTATTATTAGATCCAAGCTCACAGTACTTTCCAAAAGTCTCCAAAAACCCAACCATATACATGTAAAACAATGGACAGcactcctcaatctcctctaTACACAATGATTAACCCCATACCCAGTAAGCCAAATGATGAGCgacaaagaaaataagggAAGGGAACACAATAACTATGACAAAAGGAGATCCCGAATGCTTTTTTTGGTACCGTAAGGAAACCGGGCCGTATCCACGTGACCCGCAGTGGAAATAGCCGAGCCGAACCATCCAAAAAGACAATATACATGAGGTGATGATATAAGTACAAAGGAAATTATGCCAAACAAAGGAGTGACGAGGGTCGGGAGGTCATGTACATAAAATTTCCCATAGAAAATCGATGACAGAAGAAAAGTTCGTTGATCATATCCAGCAATGGTCGCTATCGTCATTTAGTTGAGCAAGTTCTGAAGACCCATCCGCGAGTCGCGCGGGGCTTCTGTCTTGTCTTCGATCGGAGCAGACCATGTGGGAGATAGCGGAGAGTGCTGGTTCCATTGCTGGTGATCGGAGATCCACCGTTGCTTCAACGAGAGATCGTGGTAGGCATAGATCTCATCCGAAGTGCTCTGCCTGCGGAAGTCGCCGTATTGCTGTCTCATGTCCAccggaaggggaagaagctgTGGCGAGGCGATGGTcctgggagaggaggaagagacggagtTGTGGTCCGAGATCATGGAGGGAGGCTCCATGGAAGAAGCTTCCGAGAAGGCAGGCAAGGTGAGAGGAGTTTCGACAGGGCGGTTAAGAGCAGGAAGTGTGTAGATCGGGGTCAACTGGCGGGGGCAGTCGATggaagaggcggagaaggaatCCCtccgagatgaaggagactTGGTCCAGGAAGTCAGAGGTCTGTcgttggagatggaagagtagCGAGAACGGCTGATGGGGCTGCTCAAGCCCAGAGAGGCCCGCGCATATGGGGCCTGGACCCGTCCGTGCATCGTGCGTCCGGCGTGAGGCGAGCTGGAGGTAGGGAGACCTCTTCTCTTGCGGTTCATGCTGCCGTTCCACCAGTTCTTAACTGCATTGTCGCTGCGGTTTCCAAGGCGTCGTGCAATCTCAGCCCAGCGCTTGCCCATTTCGTTGACCATCCGCTCGATCATCAGGCCCTCCTCAGCAGAGATGGGCTCACGGTTCAAAGAGGGCTTGAGGTTCTGGTGGAAGCGCTCCCGGCATTGCTTGGGTGAGCGGTAGTGCATGTGCTGAGAGATGCGGACCCAGTTGTTGGGGCCTTGTTCGCGAACCAACTGAAGGAGCAACTGGTCCTCTTCGGGAACCCAGGGTCCACGACGATGAGTGGGAGCCATTGCAAGTAGTTGACAAGGAAGAATTAATCCGAGTGATTGATGGAAGAATTTAGGTAGTTGAAAATCTAAGGATGTAATGTTAGACTCCAGAAATGCCAGGAGGTCGGAGAGTTTTTAAAAGAGAGTTGGGGACAGTCGAAGGGGGGCGCCGACAGAGTTCAGGTACTATGCGTGGGCGGGGAGGGTTGACGTCTTTTAAAGGGAACAGGCTTCTTACCGTGGGGTTGGCTGTGTGGGAGGTTTAGTGTACCCGGAGCGGACTAGaccagacacacacacaagtGTAATAGACACACGCGGGTGATGGATAAGGGACGAGAGTAGGGTAGATAGACAagcaaggaggaaggagcaaTGACCACGCAACCGAGCTGTTGGGTTATGTAGGAAGTAAGAGTGGGAAGTTGGGGAGTGAGAGTTtgtttgatgatggagaaagaaTAAGGTTCAAAGGTGCGTCGTCGAGGTGGTAGATATATAGGAAGAGAGGTGAGACCCGGAAGGGGGAATTGGAATTAGAGGAAGGGCGATAGACAATAGTCGTGTCAAGGagtgatggagatgaaggttACGATCATCTATTATAgcaacaagcagcagcagcagaataCAATGACCAGGGAGACGGGTCAGAGAAAAATGGCTACTGCTCCACACTTAGAGCACGCTATAGGAGAAGATCTGATCCAAGATCTCGGAGCTGACAGTTGTGTCGGAggaataaatttaataataataaatgccaaatattattgattttttttGGAATTggattttttaattttttgtGTTGTgatgattttattttttcctaattaatctttttgattttctgATTTTCGATTTTCtgaccccctcctctttcttttttttttttttttttttttattttcctgaCGCCCCAGTCAGTACCCGCTCGGTATGTATGGTATTCTCCGTATAGTTTACTTTTAGTACCGCAGTATGCGTGTAAATTACACTAGtcactagtagtagtaacaggTAGTCCTTAGTAGGGGGAAACTAGGTATTAGGCAGGTACCACCTCAGGTAGCCTTCCTCAAGGAGGCAGAGCTAGCCTAGGGGCACAGACCTACTAGGCTAGTCCATTTGATTAATTTAGATTGACCTCCATCCATagctctactactactgccctTTTGGCGCCCCAGGCTGTAACTATATGGGAGGCACTGCGGGTGCGGGCTAGATGAtgacaaaaagaaaataagaaataaaaattaatccAATGTGTGTCTGGACTATAACCGATCTTTGGAGGTCAAAGTGGGGAAATGTGAGGTTGACGGGCAACTTCTTGCAGTATCTCTTTTGGGTAATTCAGACCCATCAATTGACAGGGGGGGAGAATAGAAGGAAAGAATTGCAAAGCAACCACACGACCAACGGAGGGGCtggaaaaaaggaaacaggGCAGCTATCAGGATCAGTTGCAGCAGTCTCAGAAGCTGGCGTTTCCGGATCGTGGGGAGAGGATTTGCCACTATCCAATACCTAGTATAGGTGCTAACCTAGTAGTGACTGATTCTTACCAGAGGATCGGTGTTGCAGCAGGGATCATGGATGATACTATTCTTACTGGCGTGGTGAGGCATAGAGATGGATACTCTACAGTCGACTTGATCCTTTTTTCTGCAACTAATTTGCCCCCGTTCCTGTCTTTTGTCAAAGAACTGCGGTATCGAAGAACATTGTGTAAGAGACAAGAAGCAGGCTGAGACGTCCAGGGGAACCCATTCCATGAATCGTATCTGTGGCAAGGCTACCCTGGTTGACACGAGTGCCATCTTCTTACGGTGTGCCACACAGGGCATCTAGCAAGCATGCTATCCAGAATGTGATTTTTTGACTACGGCGTTTCTCGGACATCACATCCTGGGCGGTTGATCTACCCATCCATCGCTGATAGTTTAATCCTGCTGGTGACAAAACCCTCTCGATAGAGACTAATTGCCTTGACCGGAAAGAATAGTAATGGAATGATGGATGAGAAATTCCAACTTTCCGCATCAGCCCAGCTGATCCGACAGATAGGCGCGATGAAACGTACAATAATAGCAGCACGACAGGgagaattaattaaaaatttgtGGATGCTTCTCAAAACAcaagagggagaaaaagtgCGAGCGAGTCGATGGTACCGATCAGTCGGGCGTCGACTAAACGGGAATATCCCAAACCTAGTTGGTTAGTTCACGGCCCTTTTCCGCTTCTTATGGCAGACTGCAGACCATGGGCGATCTATCCACCAGATCCAGTTTCGACTGCTACTACTAGGTAAGTATGGGTACGTATGGACTGGCCCATGCTCGTCAAAGTTCAGGCCCTGACAGGGAAACGGGAGCGGCAGAAACGGTCTGGGAGGTAGGCGAATGAGGATAGGAGTGGTCATACTGACCGGATGGGTTTCCATGGGTCAGTCAGGCGGGGCGGGCAACCTCGGAATTAGAAATTCTGATGGAGggcagaggaaggagggaaaggaagacaCAGAGAGCAGGGGACAGGGAAGTAGATTACCGATTTGAGCAAGATGCGGAAAAATGACAAAGAGCACCCCCGAGTGGTTGCATAATGGCGTTAAGGTGTACCGAGATCGTGGACAGGCGCCCGCacaaccccccctccttcttccttctcctccttctcccccaggCAAGTTGATAGGCAAAAAGGGCCATTGTAGGCAAAGGATCGAGTCATGGGCTTGTCCACTCTAGGTATACATTACACTTCATCTTTGATTATTACTATTGAGATGACAATTCTTGTTGCGCATTGTTCACAGCTACCAAATACTGGGTAAATtttattcttccttccccccaacaCACCACCATATTTACTATTGCTTGCAGTAATTTGATTCGAGACCATGTccatcagccagccatgaACACACTGTTTATTTCCCACTTTTTGCTCTCGAGTAAAgtactagatactactacaatACGTAGTTAGCCCTCAGTAGTAGGAGGAATTTGTAACCCTCCTACTTTTGGCCTCACCCTTGGCTGGTGGCGCCCATTGGCCGCCGCTAACCCTCATCCGCACCGGACGCAGGCTtgatccctcctccactccccGTGGGCCGTTACCCAGAACATGAACCGTTTGAGTGGGGGCAGTGATTGGTGCAGAGCGGCTAGCGCCCTTTGAAGATTTGGAATCTTTTGGCTTTGTCTCATACCCGGTAGGGTTGGGATCGACATGGGGATCGTACGCAATCTCGAATCTGGGCCGGAGTACCTTCGCACCGGTGCTACCGGCTGCCAGGCATAAGGCAAGCGCACTTACCAGAGATTACCAAAGATCGGGCTCGTTCTCACCACCGAGTCGTTAGTCATCTTGGTCATAACTCCTTGAGGTGACCAATCATTACGGCATATTGCCTCGGATATCTTTTCTCGCTTTCATCGTTTTCTTACACACAGATGCttactacgtacttactAGCCCACTCGATCTGAATCCCTCTGCACCAGAGACACGGGACCGCTGTCCCGTCACCTCGGTTCATTGtcgtttttttttctgcatCCCGAAGTCGATCAGGTACGAAGATAAAGGACTTGAAGTCGATTGGCTCAGAACAACGCAGTGGATGCCCGTGCAGTTGGCTCAGAtaggtactactacttttactACAACCACTAAGCAGTGGATTACTACTATTCGCTCAATTGGGACGCAACGCTGTGAACCACACCTTCATTCTCCGTATAGAGTAATCAGAAGGGGAAATGGATGGGAGAAAAAATGGGTTACTACGTAAGTAGAACTCTCAGGTTCATCCAACCAGCACCCAGGATACAAGTTCCTGACTCACGTTGACCTGCAGGGTTCTATCCGGGTGAGGGATCCGCGACGAGACTCGCCATTGTAGGCAATGCAACAGAAGTATGATAGATCTCATGGAATCCTCAGGTTCCCCCTTTTCGGAATTGCCCATCAATGTGGCAGAGTGGCCTTCTGCCTCGTCATTGGCTGTTCGCCTTGAGCATGGCCCTCCCAGCCAGGTACTAGCCTCACCCTGCTCTGCAGCTATGGAGTGCGTacataaattaaaaaagccCCGTATATTGTCCTTTCTACGATGACTTTGGTCACGATCATCCGGGGAAGGTCGGAAGATTCCAAATGATACGTGACCAACGGAAAGTACCAGTGCCTTTTAATGAGGGGTTACCTGCTTTCCTAAGCCAGACAGAGTAAAGTGCTTGTCAGCTCACCACGCCGGTACCGTCCCGCTGTCATACTAAGCGGTGGGAATGGATGGGGTCACACTCGAGAAGCTAAAGTTAACCATCCAAGACTATGGGTTTACTAGTATTGTTCGCctgccatccatcccaaaacCTTGCCCTCGGAATTATTGTTCGATCGGATACAACGTTGCTGCGATTGGGCGATCTAGGTTGATCACTCTGTGCGCGATGTAAAGCGCTTGGCGAATCGAAGGCCCTGGTAACTGGTAAgagttagtaagtagtgtgtCCTCGATTCCCAGTGGcgtgggaaggggggaacAATAAACTTCGTCAATTGTTCAAGACGATCGGATCCAGATCATCGTGCAGTCGTCTCTGCAGGTCTATCATCTACTCTTCTCGTCCAAACTATTAGCAACTATGAAGGCATCGCCATGTTTTGCCATGCGTCGTTTTTTTCTTGCAGTAACTATTGTTCCaggtcaccaccaccctccatcGGCGTCTCCGAGAAAATCTTCCAGGCTTCTATTTTCCCTGCCTAGCCTCCCCCCGAACTGATGGAATTTGATAAAGATTTTCTCcggatgaagggggagggggaggaaataTTCGGGGTCATCCGACCTGTATTGGCTGGATTTGTCTTGTCACAGACTCGCTCGCTCTCACACACTCTATTACAGCACAGAGCAACAGATGgtccccccctcccacctTACATCGTTTCGGATGAGGTGACA
This genomic window contains:
- the flbD gene encoding putative MYB family conidiophore development protein FlbD (COG:K;~EggNog:ENOG410PPPF;~InterPro:IPR001005,IPR009057,IPR017930;~PFAM:PF00249,PF13921), which codes for MAPTHRRGPWVPEEDQLLLQLVREQGPNNWVRISQHMHYRSPKQCRERFHQNLKPSLNREPISAEEGLMIERMVNEMGKRWAEIARRLGNRSDNAVKNWWNGSMNRKRRGLPTSSSPHAGRTMHGRVQAPYARASLGLSSPISRSRYSSISNDRPLTSWTKSPSSRRDSFSASSIDCPRQLTPIYTLPALNRPVETPLTLPAFSEASSMEPPSMISDHNSVSSSSPRTIASPQLLPLPVDMRQQYGDFRRQSTSDEIYAYHDLSLKQRWISDHQQWNQHSPLSPTWSAPIEDKTEAPRDSRMGLQNLLN